The Halomonas sp. HAL1 genome segment GCTCGCTCAGGCTATCGTCACTCATATGCCAGGCATTGAGTACCGCGGTGAGCCATGGATCATCCTCGGAGAGCCCCTCGCGTGAGAACCAGTAAATAGTGTCGCCGTCGCCATAGATATTCTCAGGATCTTCCAGATACTTGAGGTCATAGTTGGCAAATGCCCAGTGCGGGCTCCACAGCGTCACCAAAATCGGCTGCTCGTTCTGATAGGCGCTATCGAGCGCGGACATCATCGCTGGTTCGGAACTATTCATCTGGCTGATTGGCAGCTCATAGGCCTCGACGGCCTCGTCGGACAAAGCAGCGATCGCCGAGCCAGAATCGATACCCAGAATCGTTGGGCTGCCCTGGTATTCAAACTCATCAGCACGTTCGACTAATTCAGGAATCGAGTCGATATCGACATAGCTCGGCACCACAAGCCCCAATGCAGTCTTGTCATACCACGCATCGTGAACCTCAAGCGTATCCTTGTAGGGTGCCAGATACTCCTTGTCGGTATTGGGCAGCCAGATCTCCAGGGATAGATCAATATCGTTGCTCGCCATCCCAGCGTAGAGTGCGCTCTTGCCGACATCGGAAAGCTCAATGTCATAACCTTTATCGTCGAGAACCAGCTTCCAGAGGTTGGCGACGGCAATGTTCTCTGCCCAGTTGTTGGTGCCGATGACCAACGTTTTCTCCTCAGCGTGTACCTGGGCAGTAGCTGACAAGGTGAAAAGCACCGCCGCCGCGCAGGGATAAAAAGCAATTTTCATAACGTTTTCCTTTAGTTTATTAATATATTTAATAATTTTATGTTATGGATTTTAACTATATCATGGATACCGCGCAGTCAAATGCGTGTCAACATCATGGAAACCCCTGTCATGCTATGTGGGTAAAAAAGACATCGACTCACTATTCACCTGCGATCACAAGACACCCGCTCAGGTCTCGCCAGCGGGCCTACGTTCCAGCCCCTGAAACTCGACAAACTCCTGCATGCGTTCCCACAGTCGATCGCCGTAGATATAGTTGTCATCCCCTGTCGTGCTGGCAGCCTTAATATGGGCACCCACAGCTGGCTCGAAGAAAAACGGAATCGAGTGCCGCGAGCGGGTCCCGCCGACGATGCGGTGCTCCGTGGCCTGAATGCGCCCACCAGACCAGTCCGCCAGCAAACGGCCAAAATTAACCACCAGTGCATTGTCACGTGGAGGCACCTCTTCCCAATCACCGCTGGGCGCGCGCACCTGCAGTCCACCGACGCTGTCCTGCCACAACAACGTGATAAAGCCGTTATCAAAATGGGGCACGCCCACCAGCCAGCGGCGCGCACTATCGCTACCGTCAATCGCTGGCATGACGGCCAACTGCCCGGCGGTGCGTTCGGGATAATGAATCAGGCGCAGTGTGGAGTTGCCGTGTTCAAAGGGTTCCAGCAACTCCTCACGCGGTATTTCCAGCCCGTCGGCCAGCGCGGTGGCAATCACACCGCCAAGCGATTCCATCGCCCGGTAATAATTGGCCACATCGGTCGCCCACCCTGGCAGTACTGATTCCGGCGGTTGGGGAGTAGGCTCTCGCAAAGGGTCACCGCTTAGCGCATCCGCTCGCTCTGGGTGAGCAACGTCCGGACCGAGATCGACACCCTCCTTCCAGGTCGGATCCTCGTCCTGAGGCGGAAAATAGCCTCGATAGACATTAGTGTTGGCCGGTTCGAACTTGTGCCGTGCTAGTGGTTGCTTATGCGTCTCGTCAAGTTCGAAAAAGCGCAACAGCCGAGCGTGGATATCGTCGCGGAGACCGAGTTGTTCAGGCGCAATACCCACGGTCATGAAGCCAGAGTCGCAGGCGGCATTGGCGATCGCCTGAACCGTCTCGGCGCGTGCCAGATCATCGACAAGGAGCGGCGTCAGATCGATATGCGGAATTAGAGTCTGAGTCATAGAAATCTCTTTTGTCTGGTGGTGGACTGAGACACTTGGCTTAATCAGCCTGCCAAGAGTCGTTCATCAAGATGGTAGTCCGACAGCAACTCCACCTGCCCATCATCCCGGATATAAAGCTGTTCCTCCATTTTGACCCCCTCGCCGCCAGCCTCGTGGCCGATAAAGCTTTCGACGCAGAGCGTCATGCCGGGCTGCATGATGCCGTCATAGCCCTTATCGTCGATGTCCTCGCGATGCACGATATAGGGATATTCGCCGGTCATCCCGACCCCATGGGCCAGTGCAAAGTAACGCCGCGCCTTGTAGGGCTGAGGAATCTGCCACGCCTTCTCGGCGTACTCCTTGAATGTCATGCCTGGAGCGATCAACGCCATGTTGGTGCGCACTTGGTCGAAGGCCATGCGATAGAGCTCACGCTGCGTGGGGGTCGCTTCACCATCG includes the following:
- a CDS encoding 2OG-Fe(II) oxygenase family protein yields the protein MTQTLIPHIDLTPLLVDDLARAETVQAIANAACDSGFMTVGIAPEQLGLRDDIHARLLRFFELDETHKQPLARHKFEPANTNVYRGYFPPQDEDPTWKEGVDLGPDVAHPERADALSGDPLREPTPQPPESVLPGWATDVANYYRAMESLGGVIATALADGLEIPREELLEPFEHGNSTLRLIHYPERTAGQLAVMPAIDGSDSARRWLVGVPHFDNGFITLLWQDSVGGLQVRAPSGDWEEVPPRDNALVVNFGRLLADWSGGRIQATEHRIVGGTRSRHSIPFFFEPAVGAHIKAASTTGDDNYIYGDRLWERMQEFVEFQGLERRPAGET
- a CDS encoding glycine betaine ABC transporter substrate-binding protein, whose protein sequence is MKIAFYPCAAAVLFTLSATAQVHAEEKTLVIGTNNWAENIAVANLWKLVLDDKGYDIELSDVGKSALYAGMASNDIDLSLEIWLPNTDKEYLAPYKDTLEVHDAWYDKTALGLVVPSYVDIDSIPELVERADEFEYQGSPTILGIDSGSAIAALSDEAVEAYELPISQMNSSEPAMMSALDSAYQNEQPILVTLWSPHWAFANYDLKYLEDPENIYGDGDTIYWFSREGLSEDDPWLTAVLNAWHMSDDSLSELMAEIESQGDPVAGAQTWLDENRDQVDEWLAAGE